Part of the Polyangiaceae bacterium genome, CAAGCGTCAAGTGAAACGTTGACGCTTTGGACGCGATGACGGATAGCGTCCGTCATGGCGCAGCGCCGAACGAAGCCCCAACCCAAGCCGCGCACCGCTGCCAGGAAGCCCGTCGAGGAACACCAGCCGGAGCCCCCGTCTCGCCAGCCGCCGGCGGTCTCGGATCTGACTCCCATCCTGGGCGTCAACGTGCGCCGGCTGCGCGGAGAGCGTGGGTGGTCGCTCCAGCACCTGGCCGACGAGAGCGGCGTGAGCCGGGCGATGCTCGGCCAGATCGAGCTTGGCCAGAGCGCGCCGACCATCAACGTGCTCTGGAAGATCTCCAGCGCTCTGTCGGTGCCGTTCTCCGCGCTCCTGAGCCAGGTGGAAGACTCGCCGGTGACGGTGCTTTCAGCCTCGCGCTCGCGGACCCTCCGCTCGCGCGACGGGAAGTTCGCCTCACGGGCGCTGTTTCCTGCGGACCGTCCGCGCCACGTGGAGTTCTACGAGCTGCGCTTGGCCCCGCACGCCGCCGAGCACGCCGAGGCGCACGCCCCCGGGACCAGCGAGAACCTGATCGTGACCAGCGGCGCCCTGGAGCTGACGGTGGGCTCCGACCGTCGCCTGCTCCACGCGGGCGACGCCATCTTCTTCCTGGCCGACAGCCCGCACGTCTACCGCAACGTGAGCAGCGAGGAGGCGGTCCTGTACCTCGTGATGACGTATTCGCGCGCGAGCGGCGCCTGACCCTCGTCCGTCATGACGGACATTCTGCTTGCAACGTCCGTTATGATATGCCACCATGCCGTTATAACGTCCGAGGTGGCGCGATGCGGATTGGTTGGATTGGCGGGCTGAGCCGAGATTCGAGGCGCCTGTGCGTGATCGCCGAGCGGGCGGGACACGCCCTCGACACCCACAGCGGCGTCGTACACGGGCGCGGCGTGGAGGAGATCCAGGCGATCGTGAGCCGCGCAGACCTGATCGTGCTCGTAACCGACCTGAACAGCCACGGCGGCGCGGCGGTCACCAAGCGCTTCTGCCGACTCTACGGGCGCGAGCTCCTGGTGCTGAAGCGCTGCGGCGCTGCTCGCTTTCGCGAAGTCGTGAGCCAGCTCGGCTCACCCCGCCGGGCGGCGTGAGCTCGAAGGAGAACGAAAGTGCCAAAGCTCGTTCGTTGGCTGACCGCCCTGGCCTGGATATGCCTCTCAGTCTCGCTCCTCGGCTGCGGACGGCGAAGCTCGGGCGCCGAGGTCACCTTGCTCAACGTCTCGTACGATCCGACGCGCGAGCTCTACACCGACGTGAACGCCGCCTTCGCCAAGCACTGGCAGGAGAAACACGGCGTCCGCGTGACCATCAACCAGTCTCACGGCGGGTCGGGGAAGCAGGCGCGCAGCGTGATCGACGGTCTGGAGGCCGACGTGGTCACGCTCGCGCTGGCCTTCGACATCGACGCCCTGCACGAGCAGGCCCAGCTGATCCCAGCCGACTGGCAGAAGC contains:
- a CDS encoding helix-turn-helix transcriptional regulator; translated protein: MAQRRTKPQPKPRTAARKPVEEHQPEPPSRQPPAVSDLTPILGVNVRRLRGERGWSLQHLADESGVSRAMLGQIELGQSAPTINVLWKISSALSVPFSALLSQVEDSPVTVLSASRSRTLRSRDGKFASRALFPADRPRHVEFYELRLAPHAAEHAEAHAPGTSENLIVTSGALELTVGSDRRLLHAGDAIFFLADSPHVYRNVSSEEAVLYLVMTYSRASGA
- a CDS encoding DUF2325 domain-containing protein, which gives rise to MRIGWIGGLSRDSRRLCVIAERAGHALDTHSGVVHGRGVEEIQAIVSRADLIVLVTDLNSHGGAAVTKRFCRLYGRELLVLKRCGAARFREVVSQLGSPRRAA